Proteins from a genomic interval of Marinifilum sp. JC120:
- a CDS encoding TatD family deoxyribonuclease, with the protein MAKKKKKNRALPQSVGINVPGVETHAHLDLEEFREDLPEVLARAKESGVGKIGNVFLGPQAYHENKGIFADSPEVFFLLGVHPNDSGKFVEEDIAAMRDAFKADPRLKAVGEIGLDFYWDRVPYDVQEDVFRKQLKLAEELDLPVVIHSRDAHERTLEVLEDFGWSGKPLLWHCFGGDAEIAQRIIDHGWYISIPGPVTYKKNEIAQEAVKSIPVDRLVLETDCPFLTPEPWRGKRNEPAFVVFTAAKVAELKEMDVNELWKICSDNAHKFFNL; encoded by the coding sequence ATGGCTAAGAAAAAAAAGAAAAACAGAGCATTGCCCCAGAGCGTGGGCATAAATGTTCCGGGTGTGGAAACTCATGCCCATCTGGATTTGGAAGAATTCCGTGAAGATCTGCCGGAAGTGCTGGCAAGAGCCAAAGAGAGCGGAGTAGGCAAAATCGGTAACGTCTTTCTAGGACCGCAGGCCTACCATGAAAACAAGGGGATCTTTGCGGATTCCCCGGAAGTCTTCTTTCTACTCGGCGTGCATCCCAATGATTCCGGTAAATTTGTAGAAGAAGATATTGCGGCCATGCGTGATGCTTTCAAGGCAGACCCGCGCTTGAAAGCCGTGGGCGAGATAGGTCTGGATTTTTATTGGGACCGTGTGCCGTATGATGTGCAGGAAGATGTTTTCCGCAAACAGCTTAAATTGGCGGAGGAACTTGATCTTCCAGTAGTCATACATAGCCGCGATGCTCATGAGCGTACCCTTGAAGTGCTTGAAGATTTCGGCTGGTCCGGTAAGCCGTTGCTTTGGCACTGTTTTGGCGGTGATGCTGAGATTGCACAACGCATAATAGATCACGGTTGGTATATTTCTATTCCCGGACCTGTTACATATAAAAAGAATGAAATTGCGCAGGAAGCAGTGAAATCTATCCCGGTTGATCGTCTGGTGCTGGAAACTGATTGTCCATTCCTGACCCCCGAACCGTGGCGAGGCAAACGTAATGAACCTGCGTTCGTGGTTTTTACTGCCGCCAAGGTTGCAGAGCTGAAAGAAATGGATGTGAACGAACTCTGGAAAATTTGTTCAGACAACGCACATAAATTCTTTAATTTATAG